Below is a genomic region from Desulfobaccales bacterium.
ATCTCCTGGGCCGGCCCGGTACCGGTGAGCGTGGGCGGCTTCCTCCACGTCCTGGGCCAGTCCGCCATCCGCCCGCCGGAGCAGTTCTGGGACAAGACCTACGCCATCGTCTCCCGGCATTATGTCAACTACGCCTGCCGCCTGGGCTACCATTACCAGAGTGTGGACAGCTATTGCGGCCCCACCGCGGCGGACAACTACATCAATTTCAACTTCAAGGGCGGCGCGGCGGATGAACTGCGGCGTATCCGCCGGGCCAAGTTCATTGCCCTGGTGGTGGCGGCCTTGGGCTTTGAGGTGGAGCAGCACCTGGATGTCATCCGGGCCCGTTTCCGCAAACGCCCCCTGGAGGAAACGGAGGAGCGCCTGGATCTGGTGGGCCGCCTCATGGCCTACGTCCGCCAGATGGACATGCTCATGTCCCACGACGGCATGATCACCTTCCTGGCGGAGCGCTTCCTCGCCGGTCATTATGAGCGGCCCCAGGGAACAGAGGGCTTCTCCGGGCCCTCGTGACCCTCATTGCCGGATGGGGACCTGCAAAACCAGCGGAGGGATGATGGCGGCGGCTTTTCAGCGGCTTCTGGTATGCACCGACAGCTCCCCGGCCAGCGAGGGGGCCTTCCAGGCGGCCCTCAGCCTGGCCCGCGCCTTTGGCTGCGAGGTTTTTCTCCTCCAGGTGCTGGAAGTGAGCCCGGCCATGGCCGCCTTGGCGCCGGAGGCCCTGGTGAGCTGGGAGCGGGAGGTGCGCTCCCATCTTGAGGGCCTGAGGGAGCGGGCGCTGTCCCATGGAGTGGACCTCACCCCCGTGGTCCAATCAGCCGAGGCCGCCTATGCCGGCATCGTGGCGGAGGCCCGGCGCCTGAAGGCGGACCTCATCCTCATGGGCCGCCTGGGCAAAACCGGCCTGGCCCGCCTGCTTCTGGGGAGCACCGCCGCCCGCACCATCGGCTTGAGCCCGGTGAGCGTGCTCATTGTGCCCACGGAAACCCCCCTGGCCTGGGAGCGGCTGCTCATCGCCAGCGACGGCTCCCCGTATAGTGAGGCCGCCTTTGCCGAGGCCCTGCGCCTGACCCGCCTGTGGGGCAGCCGTCTTTATGGCGTCAGCGTCGCCCGGGAGGAAGGGGAACTGCCGGAGGCCGAGGCCATCGCCGGGGAGATGCTCACCCGGGCCAATGCCCTGGGCCTGCCTTTGGAAACCCTGGTCACGGTGGGCGTGCCCGATGACGCCATCGTGCGGCTGGCCCGGGAGCTGGCCGCGGACCTCATCATCCTGGGGAGCCACGGCCGCACCGGCTTCACCCGCCTGCTTCTGGGGAGCGTGGCCGAACGGGTCATCGGCACCGCCCCCTGTCCCGTCCTGGTGGTGAAAAAGCCCGGCAAAGAAGAGTGAGCGCCTGGGAAAGTCTGTGAAGGAAGGTGTAAGGGCCCGGACAAAAAGGAAGGCCACTCAGGTCACGGCCCGTCTGCAGACGGCCGGATGCCTTCGTGGCCCCGTTCCTTTCAGGTGAGCGGCCTTCCCTCAGTGACAGCAGGTGTGCTCGTGGTGGTGATGCCCGTCATTGTGGGCATGCTCGTGGGTGTGCACCACCGCTTCGTGGCTGTGCTCATGCCCGTCATGGCTGTGGGTCACCGCCTCATGCCGGTGCTCATGCTCATGCTTGTCCTTGGTATGGCAGCACATGCTCCTTCACCTCCTTCCTGCCCTCAATGGCGCTTATTTTTTTAAATAAACATTATTGCCATTATTTCAATAACCCGGGCGCCGGCGGGTGCATCGTTTCTCAGGCCTAAGGGCTCAGGCTACCGCCCTGCCGCCGGGAACTTAAACGGGAGCTTCCCCTGCCCGCCTGGGAGGCGGCCTGCGGTTGGGAACCTCCGCCCCTCCTTACGTCATCTGCACGGGGGCCCCTGCAAGGCCTGGCGCACCCGCTCCGGCAGTTCTCTCGCCCGCCAGTCCCGGGTGATGGCCACCAGGGTGGCGGTGCCTTCGGCCAACAGCTCCTGGCCGTGTTCCGGAAAGAACTCGAAATGGAAGATGACCGCCCGTTCCCTCAGTTCCTTCACCTTGGTGCGGATGGTGAGGCGGTCGCCGTAGCGGGCCGGTCGCCGGAAGCGGCACCAGGCCTCCACCACCGGCAGACCGAAGCCTTCCTCCACGTTTCGGAAGGTGCCCTCGGGTTTCAGGCCCACCGCCCGCAGGAACTCCTCAATGGCCCGGTGGCACCAGCGAAAATAGGTGACAAAGTAGACAATCCCATAAGGATCGGTATCCCCGAAGCGCACCCTCACCTGGGTGGCATGGGAGAATTCCTCCGCGGCCATGGAATCCCTCCTGGCCTCCTCCTCCGGCGGGAGGCCTCTGTCCGATTGCGCGGGTAAAAGAGATTTCCTTCACAAAAAGTGGATTGACAGCCGGACAAAAAGAAAATACCTTTACCTATTCGTATACCAATCCCCCGCGCACACGGTAAAGAAAATTTGCGTCTGCGCGCCTTGGGGCTCCGGCCTCTGGCGCGGGACAAGGAGTCGCCTATGAAAACTGTGGCCGAGCGGATCCAGGAGCTGAAGGAGAAAGAGGCTCAGATCAAGGCCATGGGCGGGCCGGAGGCCGTCGCCAAGCAGCACAAATCCGGCAAGCTCACGGCCCGGGAGCGCCTGGATCTCTTCTTCGACCCCGGCACCTTCCGGGAAACCGACATCTTCGTCAAACACCGCTGCGTCAACTTCGGCATGGAAAAGGTGGACATCCCCGCCGACGGCGTCATCACCGGCTTCGGCCGGGTGAACGGCCGGCCGGTCTTCGCCTTCGCCCAGGACTTCACCAGCCGGGCCGGCTCCTTGGGAGAGATGCACTCCAAGAAGATCTGCAAGGTCATGGATCTGGCCCTGAAGGCCGGGGTGCCCTTCGTGGGCTTCAACGACTCCGGCGGAGCCCGTATCCAGGAGGGGGTGGATTCCCTCTCCGCCTACGGCCAGATCTTCTACCGCAACGCCATCGCCAGCGGCGTCATCCCGCAGATCTCCGCCATCATGGGGCCCACCGCCGGGGGCGCGGTCTATTCCCCCGCCATGACCGACTTCATCTTCATGGTGAAGAAGACCAGCTACATGTTCATCACCGGCCCGGACGTCATCAAAAGCGTCACCGGCGAGGAGATCAGCTTCGAGGACCTGGGCGGCGCCATGGCCCACAATATAAAAAGCGGCGTGGCCCACTTCGCCTGTGAGTCCGATGAGGACTGCATCAACCAGATCAAGCGCCTGCTGTCGTTTCTCCCCAACAACAACCTGGAGGACCCGCCCATCGCCCCCTGCTCCGACCCGGTGGGGCGGGAGGAGCCGGCCCTGGACCGCATCGTGCCGGACAACCCCCGGGCTTCCTATGACATGAAGGACGTCATCCGGGCCATCGTGGATGACGGGGATTTCTTTGAGCCCCACGAGCTCTACGCCCAGAACATCATCGTGGCCTTCGCCCGCCTCAACGGCCGGCCGGTGGGCATCATCGCCAACCAGCCCCAGGTGCTGGCCGGCTGCCTGGACGTGGACGCAGCGGACAAGGCCACCCGCTTCATCCGTTTCTGCGACGCCTTCAACATCCCGCTCCTCACCATCGCCGACGTGCCCGGGTATCTGCCGGGAAGCGATCAGGAGCACCGGGGCATCATCCGCCACGGCGCCAAGCTCCTGTGGTGCTACTCCGAGGCCACCGTGCCCAAGATCACCCTCATCACCCGCAAGGACTACGGCGGCAGTTACCTGGCCATGTGCTCCCGGGACCTGGGCGCAGACGTGGTCCTGGCCTGGCCCACCGCCGAGATCGCCGTCATGGGCGCCGAGGGCGCGGCCAACGTCATCTTTCGCCGGGAGATCCAGTCGGCCCCGGACCCCGAGGCCAAGCGCCAGGAACTCATCCAGCACTATCAGGAACTGCTCTACAACCCCTACATCGCCGCCTCCCGGGGGTTTGTGGATCTGGTCATCGTGCCCCGGGAGACCCGGCCCCGGATCATCGAGGCCCTGGAGGTCATGAGCACCAAGCGGGAGTCCCTGCCGCCCAAAAAGCACGGCAACATCCCGGTGTGAGATAAGTCCAAAGTCCAAAGTCCAAAGTCTTGGGAGTCCAAGGTCCAAAGTCCAAGGCCAGGAAATAACTTTGAACCTGGAACCGCTGCCACGAGGAGAAGATATGCCCGTCAAACCGCAGATCCTGGCCGCCATCAGCGCCGCCATCCAGGCCTACCTGCAGGACGAGGAGGCCCTGATGGCCCAGGCCGCCGCGGCCCCGGCCCCGGCTCTGCCTGCGCCGCCCGCCAACCTGTGGGGCATCAGCGGCCGCCAGTGGGTCATGCAGACGCGGCAGCTCATCCAGCGCCGCGCCTTGAAATAGCGAGAGCGGGGGGAGGGCCAGGGGAGCATGGCTCCCCCGGTCTCCCCTCACCCTCCCCTCCCAACCCCCTTTACGGGGTCGGGGGTGGGGGCTTGGGGGAGGGGGTAAGGCCTGTGGCCCTTAGCCTCCTCCCCCAAACACCACACAAGGAGTTGACAGATCATGGCCGGAAAAAACCCCATCAAGTTTACTGACACCACTTTCCGAGACGGGCACCAGTCGCTGTTGGCCACCCGCATGCGCACCGAGGACATCATCCCCTTCATGGAGCGCATGGATGAAATGGGCTACTTCGCCCTGGAGGTCTGGGGCGGCGCCACCTTCGACACCACCCACCGCTTTCTGGGGGATGATCCTTGGGACCGCATCCGTCTCATCAAAAGAATTCTCAAAAAAACCCCCACCATGATGTTGCTGCGGGGCCAGAACCTGGTGGGCTATCGCAACTACGCCGACGATGTCACCTACCGCTTCGTGCGCTACGCCGCGGAGCAGGGGGTGGACATCTTCCGGGTCTTTGACGCCTTGAACGACATGCGCAACTGGGAGACCTCGGTCAAGGCTCTCATGGACGCCAAGAAGGAGGGCCTCATGGCCCACTTCCAGGCGGCGGTGTGCTACAGCCTCACCCAGCGGCGCATGGGCGGCCCCATCTTCAACCTGGAATACTATGTGGACTTCGCCAAGCGGGCCGAGGACATGGGGGCCGACTCTTTCTGCCTCAAGGACATGGCGGGCATGTGCTCCCCCTATGATGCCTACCAGATCATCAAGGCCCTGAAAGAGACCATCAAGATCCCGGTGGAGTTCCACACCCACTATACCTCGGGCTCCGGCTCCATGAGCTACCTCAAGGCCATTGAAGCCGGGGTGGATATCGTGGACACCTGTCTGTCGCCCTTTGCGCTGAGGACCTCCCAGCCGGCCATCGAGCCCCTCATCGTGGCGGTGGAGGGCACCGACCGGGAAACCGACATGGATCTGGCCAAGCTCATTGAGATCGGCTACGACCTGGAGAAGGTGGCGGTGAAATACCGCGATCTCCTGGACACCAGCAAGATGGCCCAGATCGACACCGGCGTGCTCCTGCACCAGATTCCCGGCGGCATGTATTCCAACCTGGTGAACCAGCTCAAGGAGCTCAACGCCCTGGACCGCATCCACGAGGTGATGGCGGAGCTCCCCAACACCCGCCGGGAGCTGGGCTACCCGCCGCTGGTCACCCCCACCAGCCAGATCGTGGGCATTCAGGCGGTGCTGAACGTGCTCTTCGGCCGCTATCAGCAGGTCACCGCCGAGACCAAGGGCCTGGTCTACGGCTTGTATGGCAAGACCCCGGCCCCGGTGGACCCGGAGGTGCAGAAGATTGTGCTCAAGGGCTACGAGCGGGGCGAGACCCCCACCGACAAGCGCCCCGGCGACATCCTGGAGCCCGAATGGGAGAAAGCGGTGGAGGAGACCAAGGGGCTGGCCAAAGACGAAGGCGACATCCTCATCTACGCCCTCTACCCCACCACCGGCAAGCGCTTCCTGCGCTGGAAGTATGGTCTGGAGCCCATCCCCGAAGAGGTCAAGGGCAAGAGCCTGGAGCAGATCAAGCTGGAGGACGAGGTCCTCAATACCATCAAGAAGAAAAACCTCTTTGCCAAAGTCAAGGAATATCTGGACGGCCTGGAGAAGCCGGTGCCGGAAAAGGGCCCGGGCCTCCGGACCTTCAACGTCTTTGTGGACGGCCAGTACTACCAGGTGGAGGTGGAGTGCACCTCCGGCGCGCCGGTGATCACCGGCATTGCCCCCGCGGCCATGCCGGCGGCGGCACCCAGGCCGGCGGCCGCTCCTGCCGCGGCCCCGGCGCCGGCAGCCAAACCTGCGGCGGCCCCGGCAGCCGCGCCCGCCGAAGCCCTGGCCGAAGGCGAGGTGCCCTTGCGGGCCCCCATGCCCGGCATGATCATCAGCTACAACGTCAAGGTGGGCGACAAAGTGGAGACCGGGGACCTGGTCTGCGTGCTCGAAGCCATGAAGATGCAGAACTCGCTCCCCGCGCCCGCCAGCGGCACGGTCAAGGCCATCAACTTCGAGCCCGGCGCCAGCGTCGCCAAGGACGCGGTGATCATGGTCATCGCCAAGTAACCACCCGGCTGATGTGAACCTGACATGAAA
It encodes:
- a CDS encoding universal stress protein, with the protein product MAAAFQRLLVCTDSSPASEGAFQAALSLARAFGCEVFLLQVLEVSPAMAALAPEALVSWEREVRSHLEGLRERALSHGVDLTPVVQSAEAAYAGIVAEARRLKADLILMGRLGKTGLARLLLGSTAARTIGLSPVSVLIVPTETPLAWERLLIASDGSPYSEAAFAEALRLTRLWGSRLYGVSVAREEGELPEAEAIAGEMLTRANALGLPLETLVTVGVPDDAIVRLARELAADLIILGSHGRTGFTRLLLGSVAERVIGTAPCPVLVVKKPGKEE
- a CDS encoding thioesterase family protein, which codes for MAAEEFSHATQVRVRFGDTDPYGIVYFVTYFRWCHRAIEEFLRAVGLKPEGTFRNVEEGFGLPVVEAWCRFRRPARYGDRLTIRTKVKELRERAVIFHFEFFPEHGQELLAEGTATLVAITRDWRARELPERVRQALQGPPCR
- a CDS encoding carboxyl transferase domain-containing protein yields the protein MKTVAERIQELKEKEAQIKAMGGPEAVAKQHKSGKLTARERLDLFFDPGTFRETDIFVKHRCVNFGMEKVDIPADGVITGFGRVNGRPVFAFAQDFTSRAGSLGEMHSKKICKVMDLALKAGVPFVGFNDSGGARIQEGVDSLSAYGQIFYRNAIASGVIPQISAIMGPTAGGAVYSPAMTDFIFMVKKTSYMFITGPDVIKSVTGEEISFEDLGGAMAHNIKSGVAHFACESDEDCINQIKRLLSFLPNNNLEDPPIAPCSDPVGREEPALDRIVPDNPRASYDMKDVIRAIVDDGDFFEPHELYAQNIIVAFARLNGRPVGIIANQPQVLAGCLDVDAADKATRFIRFCDAFNIPLLTIADVPGYLPGSDQEHRGIIRHGAKLLWCYSEATVPKITLITRKDYGGSYLAMCSRDLGADVVLAWPTAEIAVMGAEGAANVIFRREIQSAPDPEAKRQELIQHYQELLYNPYIAASRGFVDLVIVPRETRPRIIEALEVMSTKRESLPPKKHGNIPV
- a CDS encoding pyruvate carboxylase subunit B; this translates as MAGKNPIKFTDTTFRDGHQSLLATRMRTEDIIPFMERMDEMGYFALEVWGGATFDTTHRFLGDDPWDRIRLIKRILKKTPTMMLLRGQNLVGYRNYADDVTYRFVRYAAEQGVDIFRVFDALNDMRNWETSVKALMDAKKEGLMAHFQAAVCYSLTQRRMGGPIFNLEYYVDFAKRAEDMGADSFCLKDMAGMCSPYDAYQIIKALKETIKIPVEFHTHYTSGSGSMSYLKAIEAGVDIVDTCLSPFALRTSQPAIEPLIVAVEGTDRETDMDLAKLIEIGYDLEKVAVKYRDLLDTSKMAQIDTGVLLHQIPGGMYSNLVNQLKELNALDRIHEVMAELPNTRRELGYPPLVTPTSQIVGIQAVLNVLFGRYQQVTAETKGLVYGLYGKTPAPVDPEVQKIVLKGYERGETPTDKRPGDILEPEWEKAVEETKGLAKDEGDILIYALYPTTGKRFLRWKYGLEPIPEEVKGKSLEQIKLEDEVLNTIKKKNLFAKVKEYLDGLEKPVPEKGPGLRTFNVFVDGQYYQVEVECTSGAPVITGIAPAAMPAAAPRPAAAPAAAPAPAAKPAAAPAAAPAEALAEGEVPLRAPMPGMIISYNVKVGDKVETGDLVCVLEAMKMQNSLPAPASGTVKAINFEPGASVAKDAVIMVIAK